CATCTCTGCGGATCGGCTGTTTTCCAGACTGCGTCAGTCTTCTTAGCACatgtgcaacatgcctcaggtggcacgtgaccaggattcaccACCAAATTTGGTCCATTGGTTGATGAAAACTGTTTAGAGGGGATGGATTTGGAATCTTAGTGGGCATTTCACTTTGCTCCCTTCGCAAACAATTTTGCACATTACGCGAGGGAACATGCATTCTGCGTATATCTGAAGTAAGTGTCCTAAACCACTTTTTGCCCTGAATTGTCCCACATGGTGTCACTTCACCACACTCATATACTCTAGCctagtggtccccaaccttttccgtggGGCGGGCGCCAGACGACTACCCGCCGAGGACCGTGGCTGctggacaagcagccgccgaaatgccgccgtgaAGTGGCAACATCAAGAGGCGTCgccaccgaaatgctgccgaaatttggcagcatttcggcggtagcgcttcttgacgttgccgcttcacgGAGGCATTTTGGCGGCTGCTTGTCTGGCGGCCAGCAGGCAGGCGCACATGGATGCCCCGGCGGGTGCCATGGAGCTcgtgggcaccgcgttggggacccctgctctagctccatccattgctttcccagtaggccccattcccagccctttCCTTTAGCTATAGTTATAACTAAAAACTCATACAACGTTTTATTTTTGCTAATTTTCCCACTTCCATGGTCCCCAATGAGCCTGTTTGCTGGTTTCTTCCATCCTTTGCTAAAATCTTGGGGAAACCTTGACTTCCATGTGAAATGCCTCTTGGCGATTGTTATGTTCACATCATACAAACAGAGATGTTAAATTAACATGAAATACTCTTGCTGGAGGGTTGCAGCTTAACACGACTTTTATTCTTAGATAACACACAGTaaaaccaaaaccagagagagacgaAGCAGGCTGCTCCGCAAGGCAGAGAGGCAAAACTCACCTCATCTTTTTCTAGGCTGGCTCTTTCCAGACTGAGAGTTGTTAGGCCCAGATTACACACTTCCCTACGGACAgggagcaggaccaggaaaccctcTGAAATTTAAAGGGATAAATCACAAGATTAACAATTTTcattcaccactgtgatattgATGCTAATCCCATCTGACCTTAATCATCTGTGAAGCAGAATTGCAGTCAGAAGAGGGTCTTATTATGGGCATCCAATTAGAACACAGCAGACtgcacaatacacacacacatcacgCTGTTACCCAGTCTGAACTTGAATTTCTTCTCTAATAGATTTTAGAGGCAAAGAAACATTCTTCTCCCAGTTTGCTCTGCTGGCTCTCAGAGTAAGATTTTGAATGGGGTTCTCAGTACCTCCTGGTCCTCCTTTTCTGTCATGCATGTTGCCCCACAGATCTACGAGAGGAAATAGAACATTTTCCTCTCCACGTGACAAAGTCTTTCATCAAGAGATCCATTCGCTAGCAGGCGTCTGTCTCACAGCATCACCTATTCATTACTGAAGAAAGGCACAAGATGTCCCACCAGATAGTTGGGGTGATTCTAATCTATCTGCAAAGTAAGTATTTGAGCCTGATTTATTTCACGCTTGTTTTCtaccacattaaaaacaattaattttCTGCACAAGGGTCTTCTGCAATTCCAAGAGGTGCTAACATCGACTTGGGAGAGAGATATTCACATCTTTCAGTTGATTCAGTTCATCAACTGAAATCTTGAGAGGTGATGAAATATTCTGTTTTAAAACAATCGGAATGCCAGGCACGAACCCCTTGAAAATCGTTTCTGGTTCTGGATAATGTCCTGGATGTACATTTTTTCTATGCTGATGTATTACACACAGGCTGACAGATTTTTCTGCAGAATGATCAAAAATAGAATTTGAAACACAAATGGCTAAGTTAAACGACTCTCATGTAAAACTTAGTGAAAAGGAAGGTTTTTTTATCATTGATTTGGGTAAGCATGAGTGGGCATTTGTAATCTGGGGTTTAGGGCAGGGCACTGGAAGTCTGAACTCTGAGGTTGATTTTTGTTGTTAAATTACATTAATTCTACATGAATCCTAACAAAGTAAATGGCTAGAAAtagagaaaattaaaatgaatctTTAACAAAAAGGTGCATCTTGTTTATTCTTGGATCCTCTGCTCTATATAGTGGGTATTGCAAAAACTCAACCTTTTCCAGTGCTCGCTGTATTAACACACTCCTTTCTTCCCCTGTCTAGTGACTGCCTCAGGAAAAGAGATACAGATCCTGCAAAGCCCAGCACAGCTGCGGCTGAAATCTGGGGACACTGCACAGCTGCACTGCAAAACATTAGAAGACGAAGTGACCACAATGTGGTACAAGGAACAGAGTGGAAGTTTACGGTGGATTTACCGGAGTTCTGAGTTTGCATCGCCAGATGGAAAATACTCGAGTGAAGCGAACACTGCGACAAACACGTTTTCTCTAATTATCAGTAATGTACAAAGAGAGGACTCGGGGATTTATTACTGTGGCCTCTTTTCCTTTATGTATCTACAGCCCAACTTCGGGAATGGGACCAGACTAATTGTCACAGGTGAGTTTCCAATGGCTCAGAACAATGATATCCCAATGCTAGGAGATGTTGTGAAAAAAATCACCCTCTTTTTTGGCAAGATAGTGACCGATCCCCCCTGTTTCAGCTCTAAGCTATTGGTATTTGTGCAAAGAGGCAATACGGTCCAGGCAGTAAGCCAGGGCATTGAGTTGGaaatcaggaaacctgggttaTATCCCTTAATCACTGGGCACcgaggcaagattttcaaaagaagtcAGCACCCAATAGCTCCCGTTTAGGTGACCAAAGAAATGACCGGATTTTTAAAATGCTCCAATCCAAACctagcttttgaaaatcagggacatttttgaaaatctgacctttaaTTTCTTTGCATCTCAGATTCCTCatttgtataatggggataatgactCTCCTAtgtaaaagcactttgagatctatggataaaaagcaCCATATCAGTGCTATGTGTTAGTACTTCCCTGCCTTCTGGGGTGGGATGTTACATTAGTATTCAGATTTGATATTCATACTTGTGATGATTCCTACTGAAACTGCCTGAGGCTAGGACATGGGGTATGTTCCACCTGCCCTGCTTTCCTTATACGACTTGAATATTACTCAAGTTCTTTTCCAGCATTCACCAAACTTTATTATATGATTGCACCCACCTGTTCATACAGGGGAATATTCATTGTCTCATTAGCACAGCATGAATTGCACAGAATAATTCAATTACAACTAATAATATCTATATATTTTTGATGCACACTATGTGCAAATAGACCAAAGCGTGCACATAACAAGGAAGGCAAGGAATTATTACAGGCACCAACAGAGGCTGTAAGTCACACTAATGGGATGAACGTAATAGGAAAGTTTAGcctgactggtttcagagtagcagccgtgttagtctgtatccgcaaaaagaacaggagtactcgtggcaccttagagactaacaaatttattagagcataagctttcgtggactacagcccacttcttcggatgcatatagagtggaacatatattgaggagatatatatacacacatacagagagcatgaacaggtgggaattgtcttaccaactctgagaggccaattaagtaagagaaaaaaacttttgaagtgataatcaagatatctcccacctgttcatgctctctgtatgtgtgtgtgtgtatatatatctcctcaatatatgttccactctatatgcatccgaagaagtgggcagtagcccacgaaagcttatgctctaataaatttgttagtctctaaggtgccacaagtactcctgttcttttagcctGACTGTTATGTCTAAGTAAGAATGGTTCCCCTATCAGGCTTTTCACAGCTAGATCGCAAAACACCTTGCAAAGGTGACTAAGTGTTGTTTAGCTAagtttacagttggggaaactgaggcagtgagtCGGGACGTGAACTCAtcttcaaggtcacacagcaagtcagagaCGGAGCTGGGAAGGGATCTCAGGCCTCCAGACTCCCAGTCTGGTGTCTTTACCACCCAACTGACCAGCTCTTCCTTTGAATTCCATACTGAACCGAACACGCTGTCACCACTCAGTAAATAATCTACAAAGATCATATCAGGACAAACTTCCGAGCAGCGACGGATCAGTGGCGTCTCCCAACGTGGATGTCCCAGAGTGTAAGACATTGAAAAGTGGAGCAGACAAAGCATTAGACATTTAAAACATTCtgcactggctggggcaggggcaggagctggctagGGACTAGCTGAGCTACCGCTAACAGGTCTTTCCGATCTCTGTTTTCGGTGACTCAACTCTCTTTTAGATGCCGCCGAGCCGAGACTTTCCATCCTGGTGCCCTCTGCCCCAGAGGATGCCGAGCTTCCCCCCGTCattcctctgctctgcctgctctcgGATTTCACTCCTCCCTGGAGTGCTGTTCTCTGGGACACTGGTGAGGAGGTGTCTGAGGGTCAGACAGATGCTGGAGCCATAGACGGGAACGGGGTCTTTAGTGTTTGGAGCCTAACGACAATCCCTTCTGAGACGTGGAACCAGAAAACGATCTGCACTTGTACGGCCAAGGAGAGCAGCATGGGGAGAAGCATCAGTGCTACAGTCTCCAAGGAAACAGGTCCAGTATCGTATCATCCAATCTAACCTGCCTACCTGGGTATTTATCCTACGCCcctcaccgtggtatctgggcaccAAGAGTCAGCGACATCTACTCCACGCTGGAGGAATAGACAGAATCAGTCGGGATGGCTCAGGGGAATGATAACTAATGGGAGTGAGGAGAGGTTTTGGAAACCACTGAGAGGTTGCTTGAGCTGTGGGGCGAGTTACAGTCGCTTCCCCCGTCACCcacctttcccacccccagcccttctgAAAACCTTCATTTTTCGATGCTCAGTGGTAAGAAATGGGTTTCTGGTTtagctgtcaagtgattaaaaaaattaatcgcaattaaatgcgcaattaaaaaaatcaatcatgattaattgtgttgctaaacaataatagaacatcatttatttaaatgtgtttgaatgttttctacattttcaaatatattgatttcaattacagcacagactgtaaagtgtacagtgctcacttaatatttatttttgattacaaatatttgcactgtaaaaaaaacaaaagaaacaggatatttcaattcccctaatacaagtactgtagcgcaatctctttatcatgaaagttgaatttacaaatgtagaattatgtacaaaaaacaacTCTATTCAAAAACCAAACAAtgaaaaactttagagcctacaagcccactcagtcctatttcttgttcagtcaatcgtccagacaaacaagtttgtttacatttacaggagataatgtggccgttatcaagcagaacccgcatcagcatggacgcatgtcctcagGAAttatggttgaagcatgaagggacatatgaatctgcgacataaatatcttgcaacgccagctacagcagcgccatgcgaacgcctgttctcactttcaggtgacattgtaaacaaaaaacGGACCacattatttcctgtaaatgtaaacaaacatgtttgtcttagcaattggctgaacaagaagtaggactgagtggacttgtaggctctaaagttttacattgttttgtttttgagtacagttatttaacaaaaaaattctacatttgcaagttgcactttcacaataaagagattgcactacagtacttgtatgagatgaattgaaaaatactgtttctttgatcatttttacactgcaaatatttgtaataaaaataataatataaagtgagcattgtacactttgtattgagttgtaattgaaattaatatatttgaaaatatagaaaaaatatttaaaaatatgtaatacattccaattggtattctattgtttaaccgtgcaattaaaactgcgattaatcatgattaattttttaattggaattgttttgagttaatcgcgtgagtaaATTGTGAtgaatcaacagccctagtttctGGTCAAGTAGCCCGAGCCTTTCCCTCCATGTGATCACAGCAAGGACACAGACGGGTCACATGGGGTGAGCCAAAGGGGAATAATTAGGAGCATCAGGACAGAAATCAACAAAGGAAACAGTAGGATGAATGTCAGGAATAGCTTCCTGACAGCGAGATCTAACAAGTAATGGAACAGAtgcccgggggcagggcaggaagccCCAGTGAAcaggactggacaaagcactagtgAATATAACATAGGGAACAATCCTGGAGTGGCCAGGGGGGGAGCTGGAGGGCACCCAATGTAACAGGGTCTCATGCTGACACGG
Above is a window of Chrysemys picta bellii isolate R12L10 chromosome 20, ASM1138683v2, whole genome shotgun sequence DNA encoding:
- the LOC112059857 gene encoding immunoglobulin gamma-1 heavy chain-like; the protein is MSHQIVGVILIYLQMTASGKEIQILQSPAQLRLKSGDTAQLHCKTLEDEVTTMWYKEQSGSLRWIYRSSEFASPDGKYSSEANTATNTFSLIISNVQREDSGIYYCGLFSFMYLQPNFGNGTRLIVTDAAEPRLSILVPSAPEDAELPPVIPLLCLLSDFTPPWSAVLWDTGEEVSEGQTDAGAIDGNGVFSVWSLTTIPSETWNQKTICTCTAKESSMGRSISATVSKETERRDAGDCEIVLYAGLPCIFILLFIQLLILLWRKCPVRGRAVRRGNPIPMRQIPQTEYASLPYNNSNAPR